A window of Bifidobacteriaceae bacterium genomic DNA:
CCCGGCGGCGGCCGCGTACGCGGAGCGGGTGGTCCTGCTGGCGGACGGCCGCCTGGCGGGCGAGATCCTGCATCCGACCAAGGAGTCCGTGCTGGCCGCGCTCGACGAGTTGACCACGGTCGTGAAGGTCTGAGGGACGGCCATGTTCGGTTTCACTTTGCGGCAACTGCGGATGTCGCTGCGACAGGTGGCGGGCGGCGCTATGGCGATCGTGGTCGCCACCGGCTTCATCGCCGCCGCCATGGCCGGCTCCGCCGTGATGAACGACACGGTCGACAACATCATGAGGGAGCCCTACGCCGGGGCGGACCTGGTGATGGGCCGGGCGGACTACTACGACGCGCAATACCTGCCCCCCACAGCCGCCGATGACGTCCTGGCGGATCCGGCGGTGGCCGACGCGTTTCGGTCGGTCACCGTCTCAGCCGAGGCCTCCGCCGACAAGCGCAGCGAATGGGTCACGCTGCGGTCCGCTTCCAACGCGCCCGCCTTCGCGACCTGGCCGGTGGGCCAAGGCCGGGAGCCGTCCAGCCTGGGCGAGGCGTCCCTGGCGGAATCGCTGGCCAAGCGCCTGCGCGTGGGCGTGGGCGACCAAATCGAACTGGCGGTCACGGTCTTCGGCGACCCGGTCGCGACCGACCTGGCGGTGGCCGGCAGCGGATCGGACGAGCTGGCGGCATCGGCGGCTCCGGTTGACGCGGAAGAGGCCGCAGCGGCCGTCGCCGAACCAGCGGAGAGCGTCACCGCGCTGACGGTGACGGGACTGTTCGACGATTCGGCGCCGACCTTCCTGACCAGCCGGCCAAACATCCAGACCACGCCGGAGACGCTGGCGTTGCTCGGGGTGGACCAGGCCAACGCCGACTACTACACCCCCGGCGCGCTGTTGATCGACCTGGCGGCCGGGGTCGAAGACTCGCCCCAGGTGCGCCAGCAGATCTTCGACACCGTCTCGGCCGCCTGGCAAGGCACCGACTGGGCCGCGGAATGCCCCGAAGGCTTCAAGCTGCTGTCCAAAGGCGACCAGTGGCGGCACGGCAACTACGACTTGTGCTCCGTCCTGGTGATGAGCCCGCGCGAGGCGGGGTCCATCCGGAGCTCCCAGAACTTCGACAGCGCCGTGCTCACCGGGGTGGTGGTCGTGTTCGGCCTGGTGTCGTTGCTCACCGGCGCAATGGTGATCGCCAACACCTTCCAAGTCATGATCGCGGGGCGAGCCCGGACGTTGGCGCTGTTGCGGGCCGTGGGAGCGACCCGGAGCCAAGTCCATCGCTCGGTTCTGACCGAGGCGATCATCACGGGCCTGGTCGCCTCCGGAATCGGAGTGGTGGCCGGCTGGGGTTTGGTCACCCTGGCCCTGACCGTGGCCACAAGGCTTTACCCGACCATTCCCCTTCCCGTGACGGCGCACATGTCGTTCACGGCCGTGGCGGCCGCCGCGCTGATCGGGTCGCTGACCACCATCCTGGCTTCGCTGGTGCCGGCCAACATGGCCACGCGCGTGGCGCCCATCGAGGCTCTGCGTCCGCAGGCGGCGCCCACCTTGGCGGCGCGGTCGGGTCGCAAGCGGCTGATCTGGTCAATCGTCCTGGCGGCGCTCGGCGCGGTCGGCCTAGCCCTGTCCGTGGTCCTAGTCAACGTCTTGGATTCGGGGACCATCGACCCTGCCGTGATCCTGGTCTGCGCGGTGGCGGGCGTCCTCAGCGGCGGGGCCATGGCCGCCGGGGTCATAATCGGCTCGGTCTTCTGGCTGCCCAAGCTGGTCGGGCGGATCGCCGGCCAAATCGCGAGGCGGCCCGGCGGCGCCCGGATCGCGGCCGCCAACGTGGTCCGCAATCCCAGGCGAACGGCCGCCGCCGCCACGGCGTTGATGGTGGGCGTCACGCTGGTCGGCTCAATGCTGGTCGCGGCCGCCACCTTCGACCGGTCGATCGACGCCTACGTGGGGCGGCAGGCGCCCATCGACCTGGGGGTGGGCTACGCCCGCGGCGGGTACATGACGGACGTCGAGGAGGTCACCCCGCACGAGCTGATCGGCGAGGCGGTGCCCGCCGACCTGGTCCACCAGATCGAAAACGTCCCCGGAATCACCGCCTCGGCGCCCATCACCGCGACAACGGTCCAGATCGAAGACGACCTGGGGGTCGAGGTCACCTACTTCATCAACGGCGTGGACCCGGCCCGGCTGGCGTCCACGCTGGCGGAATCCGACATTCCCGCGCAATTGGCCCCGAATGTGGTCCTGGTCGACAGTTTCACGAACGACCAACTGGCCCAGATGAGCGAGTTCGAATCCGATCAGGCCTACAGCGACTCCGAATGGACGCCGCCTTCCCCGAATCCGATCTCGGGGTCCACCCGCGCCGTCCTGACCCGCGGCGGCGAATCGTTTGAATTGACGTTTGTGTACGCCCCGGAGTTGGATTCGAGCCGAGTCTGGCTGGGCTCGATGATCACCGACCAGGCCACTCTGGACGCCCTGGGCGCCGACCAGACCGTTCTGGCTTTGTTCGACGTGGACGCGGAGGCGGACGCTGTGGCCGTCCAGAACGAGGTCCTGGAGCTGGTCACCGACGCGTCGCCGCAACTGGCCGCCTATGAGGTGCAGGGCTCCGCCATCGAGAAGGCCGAGGCGCGCAAGGCGCTTTCCACCATGCTGCTGATCGGCCTGGCCCTCTTGGCCGTTTCCCTGGTGGTGGCCTTGATCGGGATCTCCAACACGTTGTCGCTCTCGGTGATCGAACGGCGCCATGAGACCGCGTTGCTGCGGGCGCTGGGGTTGTCGAAGGGCCAGACGCGCTGGATGTTGGCGGTCGAGGCGATGGTGATCGCCGGTGTGGCCGGACTGATGGGGGTCGCCTTCGGCGCCCTGTACGGCTTCGCCGCCTCCGCGCTGTTGCTGGGGCCAACCTTCGGCGCCGAGTTCGCGTTTCCCATCTGGCCCATGGCGGTGCTGTTTGGCCTGATCCTGGCGGCCGGCCTGCTCGCCTCCGTCTTGCCGGGGCGCCGGGCCGCCCGCACTCCCCCGGCCGCCGCCCTGGCGATTGAGTGATTTCACCGATCCCCAGGCTTTTGCCTTCGGGCTCTGACCGGCGTGGCCGGGATGGCAAACTCGGCCGGTGCATTTCACCCTGGTAACAGCCGGCAAGGCTCAGGATTGCTGGGCTGAGGACGGTTCGACCCTGCCACAGGTCCTGGACGAACTGGGCCTTTCCGGACCGGGCGTTGGGGTTGGCCTGGGCGGCGAGCCGCGTCGGCAGGGCGCTTTGAGTCCGGGCGCGACGGCGCTCGGGGACACCCCGACTGTCCCTCCTTTGCGCCACGGCGCGGTGGTTCGGCTCGGGTCGCCCACTTTGGGCCCCGGCTCAACAGTCCGGGATCCGGCGGTTGTAGACCCGGCGCCAGAAACAGCCGCCGATGCCGTCCGGCCCGGCGCCTGGCGTCTGGTCCGGCTGGGTTCGCCCTGGTCCGGGCATTCCGTTCCCCTGCGTTCGGCGGCGGCGCCGGTCGGGGCGGGAACAACTCGGAGGGGCCGGGTAACGCTGCGACGTCTCCCTCCCACGCGTTCGGCGGCGGCGCCGTTCCGAACCAAAACGGCTCGGCGCGGCCGGGTCCCGCCGCGACGTTCACCGCCGGCGTCCGAAAAGGGCGGGCTGGGCCAGGGGTTTCCTGGCCGGCTGGGCCCGGCCCGATCCGACGGGCCGGGCCAGGGGTCTCCCGGCGCGGCTGGCTGGCCGGGCCCAGCCGGATTCGGCGCGCTGGGCCAGGGGTCTCCCGGCGCAGCCAGCGGGCTGGGCCAGGGGTTTCCTGGCGGGCTGGGACCAGCTGGATCGGAGGGCCCCAGCCGCTTTCCCCTCCGCGCGGTCGGTTCCGGCTCCATGGTTGGCAGCCAGGGCCGTGGTGGCCCAGCGGCGCGCCTGCCCAGCCCGCCGGTCTGGCTGGGACGGGTCCGCCAGCCCAAGCGGGGCCGGCCGCGCGTTCGCTGGCGGCGTCTTTGGCGCTGGCGGCGCTGTCCGCCAGGGACCCTGGTCCGGACCCACGAGGGCGAAGTCTTTGCCCTGATCCAGGAGCCGGTCGGGGCCCCGCCGGAGCGGCCCGGCGGGAAGCGAAGCTGGGCCGCAGTCGCCTCCACAGCCGCGACCGGCCTGGTCATGGCATTGGTGATGTTTCTGATCACGCGCAATCCGTTGTGGGCCGCCATGCCGCTGGCAGCCGTGGTGGCCTCGGTCATTCCGCTGGCTTTGCGGGGCCGCCGCGCGCGCTGGTGGGAGAGCGTTGCGGGACTGGATCCGCAGGCGACCGCAGGTCCGGGCCCCAGCCTTGGGGACGGCCCGCTGGAACTCGTGGGCGATCCGGCCGCGGTGGAGGCGTTCGCCCGCCGTTTGATCGCCTCCGGCTTGGGACCCGGCACGGGCCTGCCTTCGCTGGCGGTCCCGCCCGCGCCGCGCTGGGCTTGGACCCGCTTCGCCCCGGCGGCGCCGCCAGGCCACGCGGCATTCACCATCACGCCAATCGAGGAAGGCCTCCGCCTGTCGCCGGCGGGCTCCTGGGAGCCGGCCAACGGGCCGTGGCCTACGGCCGCTGGGAGCGGCTTGGGGCAGACCAGTTCTGGCCGCACCCTTTGGCGACCTTCGCCGGAGGGTGACGCGGCCGGGTTGGCGCCGCCCGCGCGGCGGAACGGCAACGCTGGCGGGCCGGGGACCTCGAGCCTCGCGGGGCTGGCGGCCGGCGCGCCAGGCGGGGCGAACGGCTCTGGCCGGCCTGGGGCCGCCGCCGGGGCGGCTCGTTGGATGGTCAAGGCAGCCGGACTGGGGCTGTTGATCGCACGCGCGCCGGGCCGCGAGCCGCTCCGGGTAGTCGGATTGGGCGCCGCCGCCATGGAAGACCTGATCAGGCGCCGGGCGGCGGATTCCGGGCCGCCGCCCGGCGCGGACCCGCTCCCCCTCGTCCCTGATGAGCTCGCGGCCAATTGGCGGGCGGGAGGAGGCCTGCCGGCGATCGCCCTCGCCGCTGGCGGCGGGGCCGTGCGCATCGACCTGGCCAGCGACGGCCCGCACGCGTTGGTGGCGGGCACCTCCGGCTCGGGGAAGTCGGAGTTTCTCCGCGCTTTGATGCTCGCGGAATGCGTGGCCACTCCGCCGGACCGCCTGATCATTGTCGGTCTGGACCACAAAGGTGGCGCTACCTTTCGTGACTTGGAGCATCTACCGCACGTGGTCGGGGTAGCGACAGACCTTGACGCGGCCGGCACCAGCCGCGTTCTGACCTCGCTTGAGGCCGAGTTGGCGGGTCGCGAACGCCTTCTTGAACGCCATGGCCGCGCCTCTTGGGGCGAATTGCCCCCGGCCGTTCGACCCGCCCGCCTGTTGGTCGTGGTGGACGAGTTCCGAACCCTGCTGGATGCCCTACCCCAAGCCGCCGGACGCCTTGAGCGTCTGGCCGCCCAAGGCCGTTCCCTCGGCATGGGCTTGGTTCTGGCCACCCAGCGCCCGGCGGGCGCCGTGAGCGCGCAACTGCGGGCCAACCTCGCCCTGCGGGTCTGCTTCCGGGTCGCCACAGAAGCCGACTCGTTGGACGTCCTCGGCTCGGCCGCCGCCGCCGCCCTGGACCCGGACAAGCCCGGCAGCTGCATTCTGGCCAGCGCCGGACGCGCGCCCGCCAAACTGCGGGTGCGGCTGATGCCGCCGCCGGGGCGGCGTCCCGCCATGCCGGTGTCGTGGCCGGGTCGCTGGTTCCCGCCGCCGGCGCCGCCGCCCAATCCGGCAGCTTTGGTGGCGGCCATCGCGGGGGCCGCCACCGCCGTGGGCGCCCGGCCGCCGGACGCGCCCTGGCGGCCTCCCCTGCCGGAACGGCTGACGGCGCAGGATAGCGGGTGGCCTGGGGACGGCATCGGCGGCGTGGTTCTTGGCCTGGCCGACCAGCCTGACAGGCAGGCCCAACGGTGCCTGACCTGGGATCCCGCGAGCGGCCACTTGGCGATTCTGGGGCCTCCGCGATCTGGCCGCACAACTGCGGCGGTCACCGCAGCCGCCGGCCTGGCCGCCGCGAGTTGGATGACTCATGTTGTGACCCACAATCCCGCCGCGTTCGCCGGGCTGGCCACCTTGCCGGCTTTCGGCTCGGTGATCCCACCCGACGCGCCCGAGCGGCTGGGCGAACTGCTCCAGGGACTGGCTGGAAGGCGGATCGCGCTCGTCATGGACGCGTACGCCGAACTCGAGGATTTGGCCGTGCCAGCGTTGGGTCGCAGCTTGATCGACGCGCTGATCCACGGGGCTTTGGCGCCCGGCGCCGCACTGGTGGTGACCGCGCCCGCCAAGCCCGCGCGCTGGCTGGGTCTCTGCCCGCACCGGCTGGTTCTGCCGGTGGCGGAGCTGACGGACGCGCTGGCTCTAGGGCTGCCGCGCGACCTGGCTGCGGGCCCGCGTGTGCCCGGCCGCGTCTGCCACCTGGGCGGCGAGGCGCCCCTGATGGCACAACTCTGCTTGCCGCCAACCGTGTCCGCGCTGTCCCGTGCCGGACGCGCTCACGCCGCCCCAGGGGACCGGGCCGCAGTGGCCGGCGACGGCTGGGCGCCCCCGCGTTCCCTTTCGAACTGCGATGATCCGGATGCGGTCCTCGAACCGCCCCACAAAGTGGTGCCGCTGCCTACCCGCGTCAACTCCGCCGACCTCCCGGCGGAGACCGCCGAACCGTCCCACGCCGGTGCCCTGTGGGTCGGCTTGGGCGGGGCGTTGGGCACTCCCCTTGCCCTGCCAATCCGCGAGGGCCAGCCAGTCGGCGTGATCGGGCCGCCCGGTTCGGGCCGGTCGACCGCGTTGGCGGCGATTCGGCGCCGACTTGAAGCCTCGGGCCACCGGGTCCTCATGTTCCCCTCCGGGCCAGGCCGCCGGTGGCCCCAGATCATCGACTCGTTGCGGGCCGCCCAGGTTGTGCTGGTGGACGATCTGGAGTCGGTCAGCGGGGCCCCGCCCCCGGCGCCGCCCGCCGGCGGCACCTTGATCGCCACCTGCACCACCGCCACCGCAGCGGCCTTCCGGCCGCCCTCCCAATGGTTCCACGCGAATCCGCTGGGCATTGTCCTGTGGCCAAGCGCGCGCGGCAGCGCCCAGGCCTTCGGCCCCTCGGTCAACCTATCCCCCGCGTTGACGGGTCCCTGCGCCGCCGAACCGCCTGGTCGCGCCCGCCTGGTCATCGGCTCCAAGACCTGGCCCGTCCAACTCGCCACCTGACCACCACTTGTTTCGCGGCCGCGCGGCCGCCGCCTCCTCGCAAGCGGATGGGCATGG
This region includes:
- a CDS encoding ABC transporter permease; the encoded protein is MFGFTLRQLRMSLRQVAGGAMAIVVATGFIAAAMAGSAVMNDTVDNIMREPYAGADLVMGRADYYDAQYLPPTAADDVLADPAVADAFRSVTVSAEASADKRSEWVTLRSASNAPAFATWPVGQGREPSSLGEASLAESLAKRLRVGVGDQIELAVTVFGDPVATDLAVAGSGSDELAASAAPVDAEEAAAAVAEPAESVTALTVTGLFDDSAPTFLTSRPNIQTTPETLALLGVDQANADYYTPGALLIDLAAGVEDSPQVRQQIFDTVSAAWQGTDWAAECPEGFKLLSKGDQWRHGNYDLCSVLVMSPREAGSIRSSQNFDSAVLTGVVVVFGLVSLLTGAMVIANTFQVMIAGRARTLALLRAVGATRSQVHRSVLTEAIITGLVASGIGVVAGWGLVTLALTVATRLYPTIPLPVTAHMSFTAVAAAALIGSLTTILASLVPANMATRVAPIEALRPQAAPTLAARSGRKRLIWSIVLAALGAVGLALSVVLVNVLDSGTIDPAVILVCAVAGVLSGGAMAAGVIIGSVFWLPKLVGRIAGQIARRPGGARIAAANVVRNPRRTAAAATALMVGVTLVGSMLVAAATFDRSIDAYVGRQAPIDLGVGYARGGYMTDVEEVTPHELIGEAVPADLVHQIENVPGITASAPITATTVQIEDDLGVEVTYFINGVDPARLASTLAESDIPAQLAPNVVLVDSFTNDQLAQMSEFESDQAYSDSEWTPPSPNPISGSTRAVLTRGGESFELTFVYAPELDSSRVWLGSMITDQATLDALGADQTVLALFDVDAEADAVAVQNEVLELVTDASPQLAAYEVQGSAIEKAEARKALSTMLLIGLALLAVSLVVALIGISNTLSLSVIERRHETALLRALGLSKGQTRWMLAVEAMVIAGVAGLMGVAFGALYGFAASALLLGPTFGAEFAFPIWPMAVLFGLILAAGLLASVLPGRRAARTPPAAALAIE